The following are from one region of the Rhipicephalus microplus isolate Deutch F79 chromosome 1, USDA_Rmic, whole genome shotgun sequence genome:
- the LOC142807147 gene encoding uncharacterized protein LOC142807147 — protein sequence MQLYTRSGLLRSRGMKARNFKSASQRRSARSILGHRTLYSVVSGRSLLRDSAVLSVFAFSKEKKERKPPKPRASPQVRSQNPVLGPGVLGDELMHSPDEVKAAPVGLEEPTRLNSSLEGENARLAETIKQKNNEIARLRDELCQIKEQLVAAKGIIGQLGFEKASLSCQLAAERERTAPFTVEQFKDCDEDMLFYTGLPSYNHFKKLLVYLNPGDDGCNVLRSERTESSEPRSSRGRKRKLSTENELLLVLVRLRLGLFEDDLAHRFCIAQSTVSRICTSWINFLYAKLGLLPLWAPRRIVDATMPPEFKEKYSSTRVILDATEIQCEVPSSLSLQSTTYSPYKSSNTFKGLIGVLPNGLVAFVSELFTGSSSDR from the coding sequence ATGCAATTATATACAAGAAGTGGATTGTTGCGATCAAGAGGGATGAAGGCCCGGAATTTCAAGTCGGCAAGTCAACGAAGGTCTGCTCGAAGCATTTTAGGTCATCGGACTTTATATAGCGTTGTGAGTGGCCGCAGCCTCCTTCGGGACTCGGCAGTTCTGTCAGTTTTTGCTTTTtccaaggaaaagaaagaacGGAAGCCCCCAAAGCCACGTGCTTCACCACAAGTAAGAAGCCAAAACCCGGTTCTAGGCCCAGGAGTGCTAGGCGATGAGCTTATGCATAGCCCAGATGAAGTGAAGGCAGCACCGGTAGGTCTAGAGGAACCCACTAGGCTCAACAGCTCACTTGAAGGTGAAAATGCACGTTTGGCCGAAAcgataaaacagaaaaacaacgaaatcgcgcGGCTCCGAGACGAGCTTTGCCAAATCAAGGAGCAGCTTGTTGCTGCAAAAGGAATCATCGGGCAACTGGGCTTCGAAAAGGCGTCCTTGAGTTgccaacttgctgctgaaagagaACGAACGGCTCCCTTCACAGTGGAACAGTTCAAGGACTGCGACGAAGACATGCTATTTTACACTGGGCTGCCAAGCTACAACCATTTCAAGAAACTTCTGGTCTACTTGAACCCCGGTGATGATGGGTGCAACGTTCTACGTTCAGAACGTACAGAAAGCAGTGAACCCAGATCATCGCGAGGGCGGAAGAGAAAACTAAGCACGGAAAATGAGCTGCTTTTGGTGCTAGTCCGACTGCGCCTCGGCCTGTTTGAAGATGATTTGGCTCACAGGTTCTGCATTGCCCAGTCAACTGTGTCCCGAATATGCACATCGTGGATTAACTTCCTGTATGCCAAACTAGGCCTGTTACCTCTGTGGGCTCCTAGAAGAATTGTAGATGCTACAATGCCACCCGAGTTTAAGGAAAAGTATTCATCGACTCGAGTAATCCTGGACGCCACGGAAATACAGTGCGAGGTGCCATCATCCTTGTCCCTACAGTCTACAACGTACTCCCCATACAAGTCGAGCAACACATTCAAGGGACTCATCGGCGTCCTGCCTAATGGCCTTGTCGCCTTTGTGTCAGAGCTTTTCACAGGATCCAGCTCAGACAGATAG